One genomic segment of Trichococcus shcherbakoviae includes these proteins:
- a CDS encoding carboxymuconolactone decarboxylase family protein, which produces MAKVTAGRDLLGDFAPKFAELNDDVLFGQVWSREKEFASRDRSIVTITALITGGNFEQLPFHLNKAKGNGVTKEELVEIITQLAFYVGWPKAWSAFNIAKEIYTD; this is translated from the coding sequence ATGGCAAAAGTAACGGCAGGAAGAGATTTATTGGGTGATTTTGCACCAAAATTTGCTGAATTGAATGACGATGTTCTGTTCGGGCAAGTCTGGTCACGGGAAAAGGAATTCGCATCGCGCGATCGTTCTATCGTCACCATCACAGCGTTGATTACAGGCGGAAACTTTGAACAGCTTCCGTTTCACTTGAACAAAGCCAAGGGAAATGGCGTGACCAAAGAGGAACTTGTGGAAATCATCACGCAGCTCGCGTTCTATGTCGGTTGGCCGAAAGCATGGTCCGCTTTCAACATCGCCAAAGAAATTTACACAGATTAA
- a CDS encoding cupin domain-containing protein: MAKNEEVKKGVIFPIGDENTAYAQYFIGQSYFNALVADPEVAVGVGNVTFEPGCRNNWHIHHDGYQILLVTGGEGWYQEDGKPAQSLKPGDVIVTHDGVKHWHGAAKDSWFEHIAITAGIPEWLEPVADEFYEGLHQ; the protein is encoded by the coding sequence ATGGCAAAAAACGAAGAAGTAAAAAAAGGCGTCATTTTCCCGATTGGAGATGAAAACACAGCTTACGCGCAGTATTTTATCGGCCAAAGTTATTTTAATGCACTGGTGGCTGATCCCGAAGTGGCTGTCGGCGTCGGCAATGTGACCTTTGAACCCGGTTGCCGCAATAACTGGCATATCCATCACGACGGTTACCAAATTCTGTTGGTCACCGGCGGAGAGGGTTGGTATCAAGAAGACGGCAAGCCTGCCCAATCACTAAAGCCAGGGGATGTCATCGTGACCCATGACGGTGTGAAGCACTGGCACGGTGCCGCCAAGGACAGCTGGTTCGAACACATCGCCATCACCGCAGGAATACCGGAATGGTTGGAACCCGTTGCTGATGAGTTTTATGAGGGACTTCACCAATAA
- a CDS encoding family 78 glycoside hydrolase catalytic domain: MNIYNLKTNYLMNPIGFLMDTVALSWIIEAPFEEELQGIRVLIALDENFEEVIHDSRMQADLDSLCYQPEIKLQPRTRYFWKVIAKNVSGDESSSEIHYFETAKEEELWTGKWIEPARQLQRMPLARKLFRLPAKPIRKARVYATGLGIYELYLNGEKIGDEYLAPGFHSYDFWQQYQTYDVTEALQAGGNAIGFMLGDGWFKGRFGFDGGYEDLYGDQFRLIAECIVTYEDGTEEIIASDDTWEVAEGPLVSSSIYDGEVYDANLEIDGWNKYSESESAVCWERMQLSDTDTEELQARLSVPVKIVDAFVPELIITPAGEQVLDFKQNMTGWITFSADVPDGTVITYEVGEVLQEDNFYRDNLRTAEAKFTYISNGKAAEVRPYFTFYGFRYAKITGVDLLEQDLGFKGYVLQSELEETSGMITANPDVNQLLKNALWGQKGNFLDVPTDCPQRDERMGWTGDAQIFARTASYNMYTPAFYKKFMHDLRLEQKALNGSVPFVVPQIKPEGDAGFVTGSGAAAWSDAATVIPWVLYEQYGDRSLLKEHYPTMKDWVDYIVREDTKSGDKRLWTSGFQFGDWLALDGDNPHSPMGGTDTALVASVYYYHSASLLARAAEVLGNTHDALAYTQLALEVKQAIQNEYLTTTGRLAVTTQTAYILFHYFDLCPEPFKERMTKDFYDKVISSGVHLQTGFVGTPYFAEALSKNGMNELAYGLLLNEDYPSWLFAVKMGATTIWERWNSILPDGKISGTDMNSLNHYAYGSIVEWLYRCVLGIQADSNQPGYKHFFLAPQPSAQLGKAEGYYQSVSGRIESAWEILADGQLDFAFRVPFGTIATITLPDLTLEEAQKTEWLQSAVALEDSAKVTVKAGEYRVTYMPTRNYCPEVTTEMSYRELLEYTPARKVIFEQLPMMRNNDVALQYLDKPMENFKDLPIVSNFVSEQVLEQMNASFT; encoded by the coding sequence ATGAATATATATAATCTGAAAACCAATTACCTAATGAATCCTATCGGCTTTTTGATGGACACGGTGGCTTTATCGTGGATAATCGAGGCGCCGTTTGAGGAGGAATTGCAGGGAATCCGTGTCCTCATCGCACTGGATGAGAACTTTGAAGAGGTCATCCATGACAGCAGGATGCAAGCCGATTTGGATTCGCTGTGCTATCAGCCGGAAATCAAGCTGCAGCCGCGCACGCGCTACTTCTGGAAAGTGATTGCGAAGAATGTTAGTGGAGACGAGTCTTCTTCCGAAATCCACTACTTCGAGACGGCGAAGGAAGAGGAACTGTGGACCGGAAAATGGATCGAACCTGCCCGACAATTGCAAAGGATGCCGCTTGCGCGCAAACTGTTCCGCCTGCCTGCAAAACCTATCCGTAAGGCACGCGTTTATGCGACAGGACTGGGTATTTATGAACTGTATCTGAACGGAGAAAAAATCGGTGACGAATATTTGGCTCCCGGCTTCCATTCTTATGATTTTTGGCAGCAATACCAGACGTACGATGTCACAGAAGCCCTTCAAGCAGGTGGAAATGCGATCGGCTTCATGCTGGGGGACGGCTGGTTCAAAGGCCGCTTCGGATTCGACGGTGGATATGAAGATCTGTACGGGGATCAGTTCCGCCTGATCGCGGAATGCATCGTTACTTATGAGGACGGAACGGAAGAAATCATCGCCAGCGATGATACGTGGGAAGTCGCTGAGGGGCCGCTCGTCTCCAGTAGCATATACGACGGGGAAGTGTATGACGCGAACCTGGAAATCGACGGTTGGAACAAATACAGCGAATCAGAATCAGCTGTTTGCTGGGAACGGATGCAACTGAGCGATACGGATACCGAAGAACTTCAGGCACGGTTGAGTGTTCCGGTTAAAATCGTGGATGCCTTCGTGCCAGAACTGATTATTACCCCTGCAGGAGAGCAAGTATTGGACTTCAAACAGAACATGACCGGATGGATCACGTTCTCCGCGGATGTGCCGGATGGAACCGTCATCACCTATGAAGTCGGCGAAGTGCTGCAGGAAGACAACTTCTACCGCGATAATCTACGCACGGCGGAAGCGAAATTCACCTACATCAGCAATGGTAAAGCGGCCGAAGTGCGTCCGTACTTTACATTTTACGGCTTCCGCTACGCCAAAATAACCGGTGTCGATCTCCTGGAACAGGATCTAGGCTTCAAAGGATACGTGCTCCAGAGCGAACTGGAAGAGACGAGCGGCATGATCACAGCCAATCCGGATGTGAACCAATTGCTGAAGAATGCGCTTTGGGGGCAAAAAGGTAATTTCCTGGATGTGCCGACGGATTGTCCTCAAAGGGATGAGCGCATGGGCTGGACTGGTGATGCGCAGATTTTTGCCCGCACAGCGAGCTATAATATGTACACTCCGGCTTTCTACAAAAAATTCATGCACGATCTCCGTTTGGAGCAAAAAGCGCTCAATGGATCCGTTCCATTTGTTGTTCCACAGATCAAGCCGGAAGGAGATGCCGGATTCGTTACCGGATCCGGCGCAGCCGCCTGGTCGGATGCGGCGACAGTCATTCCCTGGGTGCTTTACGAACAATACGGCGATCGTTCGTTGCTGAAGGAACACTATCCGACCATGAAAGATTGGGTGGACTATATCGTTCGCGAAGATACGAAATCCGGAGACAAACGCCTCTGGACAAGCGGGTTCCAGTTCGGCGATTGGTTGGCGTTGGACGGGGATAATCCGCACTCACCGATGGGCGGCACCGACACTGCTCTGGTTGCATCCGTGTACTACTATCATTCGGCTTCCTTGCTGGCACGAGCCGCGGAGGTTTTGGGCAATACGCATGATGCGTTGGCGTACACCCAATTGGCCTTGGAAGTGAAACAAGCCATCCAAAATGAATACCTGACTACTACGGGACGCTTGGCGGTAACGACCCAGACAGCCTACATCCTCTTCCACTATTTCGATCTTTGCCCAGAACCATTCAAAGAGCGGATGACGAAAGACTTCTATGACAAAGTCATTTCCAGCGGCGTCCACCTTCAGACCGGGTTCGTCGGGACACCGTATTTTGCGGAAGCTTTGAGTAAGAACGGCATGAACGAACTGGCGTATGGTTTATTGCTGAATGAGGACTATCCGAGCTGGTTGTTTGCGGTGAAAATGGGTGCGACCACCATTTGGGAACGCTGGAATTCAATTTTGCCGGACGGGAAAATCTCCGGGACGGACATGAACTCCTTGAACCACTATGCTTATGGCTCGATCGTGGAGTGGCTGTACCGTTGCGTGCTGGGCATCCAGGCGGACAGCAACCAGCCAGGATACAAACACTTCTTCTTGGCACCGCAACCGAGTGCGCAGTTGGGCAAAGCGGAAGGGTACTATCAATCGGTGTCCGGACGCATCGAAAGCGCGTGGGAAATTTTAGCGGACGGACAATTGGATTTCGCTTTCCGCGTGCCTTTCGGGACGATCGCAACCATCACCCTGCCGGATCTGACGCTTGAAGAAGCACAGAAAACAGAGTGGCTGCAGTCTGCGGTCGCTTTAGAGGATAGCGCAAAAGTCACAGTCAAAGCAGGTGAATACCGCGTCACGTACATGCCGACACGGAACTATTGCCCTGAAGTCACAACCGAGATGTCCTACCGGGAACTATTGGAATATACACCAGCCCGAAAAGTAATCTTCGAACAATTGCCTATGATGCGCAACAATGATGTGGCCTTGCAGTATCTGGATAAGCCGATGGAAAACTTCAAGGACCTGCCGATTGTTTCCAATTTTGTCAGCGAACAAGTCCTGGAGCAGATGAATGCATCGTTTACCTGA
- a CDS encoding MFS transporter produces MATETRILDQTDENKLPISEKLTFGFGNLAANLMLTTASSFITYYYTDVVGLSAVIVGNILLWARLFDGASDLAMGAIVDKTRSKHGKARPWILWMAIPYALAMILLFTSPDFLGSTGKAVYAFVTYVIALAGVYTATMVPYNAMIGTTTSNPVDRGNLSTSRTLAGFVGAMGVTAAVLPIVNFFGGDKQAWTWMAALFGGISTVLLLILFKNSKERVIESAVAVEKVPLKKNLKALLQNKYWVIMILYMLISLISSGLGGINIFYAQWILGDPAKVAVIGILSFMPIAVGAVFMPVLLSKFSKKTITLIGGIVMMIGLLIIAVFPENFTMIMVGLIIRGLGIAPGAVAGFAMLGDVADYGEWKTGIRSEGLIFSAGTFAEKVGSGVGGLILGVVLGLGGYVSQGARQSTEALFAIKAIFAYLPLAFTAICILLILFYDLDKKLPEIAEDLKAKRVNG; encoded by the coding sequence ATGGCAACTGAAACAAGAATTTTGGATCAAACAGACGAAAACAAGCTGCCGATTAGCGAGAAGTTGACGTTCGGCTTCGGGAATCTGGCGGCCAACCTGATGCTGACAACGGCCAGTTCCTTCATCACTTATTACTATACCGATGTGGTCGGGTTGAGCGCAGTCATCGTCGGCAACATCCTCTTGTGGGCACGACTTTTTGATGGCGCTTCCGACTTGGCAATGGGTGCGATCGTCGACAAGACCCGTTCGAAACACGGAAAGGCCAGACCTTGGATTTTATGGATGGCGATCCCTTATGCATTGGCAATGATACTCTTATTCACTTCTCCGGATTTCCTGGGATCGACTGGCAAAGCCGTCTATGCTTTCGTGACTTATGTGATTGCTTTGGCTGGTGTATACACAGCGACGATGGTTCCCTATAACGCAATGATCGGTACTACGACATCGAACCCAGTCGATCGCGGCAACCTATCGACATCACGCACCTTAGCTGGATTCGTGGGGGCGATGGGAGTGACTGCAGCGGTTTTGCCGATCGTAAACTTCTTCGGTGGCGATAAACAGGCTTGGACATGGATGGCCGCTCTATTCGGGGGTATCTCGACAGTGCTGTTGCTGATTCTGTTCAAAAATTCTAAGGAACGCGTCATCGAGTCTGCTGTTGCTGTCGAAAAGGTTCCTTTGAAAAAGAATCTTAAGGCGCTGTTGCAGAATAAATACTGGGTCATCATGATTCTATATATGCTAATCAGTTTAATCAGCTCTGGTTTGGGTGGCATCAACATTTTTTATGCCCAATGGATTTTGGGAGATCCTGCAAAAGTGGCAGTAATCGGTATTCTTTCTTTTATGCCGATTGCGGTAGGTGCAGTGTTTATGCCTGTTCTGTTGAGCAAATTCAGCAAAAAAACGATCACCTTGATCGGAGGCATCGTAATGATGATAGGTCTGCTGATCATCGCGGTGTTCCCGGAAAACTTTACGATGATTATGGTCGGTTTGATCATCCGCGGACTCGGTATCGCGCCGGGAGCTGTCGCAGGCTTCGCTATGTTGGGTGACGTTGCAGATTACGGTGAATGGAAAACGGGCATCCGCAGCGAAGGTTTGATTTTCTCGGCAGGAACTTTTGCCGAAAAAGTCGGCTCCGGAGTGGGCGGGCTGATTCTGGGTGTCGTTTTAGGACTTGGCGGCTATGTGTCGCAAGGGGCAAGGCAATCAACAGAAGCTTTATTCGCGATCAAGGCAATCTTCGCCTATCTGCCACTCGCTTTCACAGCAATCTGCATTTTGTTGATTCTGTTCTATGACTTGGACAAAAAACTTCCTGAAATTGCGGAAGACTTGAAAGCGAAACGAGTGAACGGATAA
- a CDS encoding helix-turn-helix domain-containing protein — protein MFELDRILKEETKVEKEQRKSGFNVTDPDILDELILSGNKFRLNGNFLLSEEMFFKKGDVHIRKHNRYSDMPLHHHQFLELNYMYSGSCTQEVSGEKIVLNEGDIIMLDRGSSHSFQALGENDILINVLLKVETINTKILQQLVRKRGVLTEFLVLASQRIHEEDQFLVFRTGENAKVQTFMHYILEEYYGEVEPNIEVIHLYLPLLFMELARTFEEETKEKQRHQNQVVTEALAIIEKDYRMLSLEMLAQQLGFNKNYLGNLIKKETGDTFKQLLQRQRMLHARHLLVFSNYSMEEISEEIGYLDTSYFFRSFKKMHGKTPGQIREEAWQRDL, from the coding sequence ATGTTTGAACTGGACCGTATTTTAAAGGAAGAAACCAAAGTTGAAAAAGAGCAACGGAAATCCGGGTTTAATGTGACGGATCCGGACATTCTCGATGAATTAATTTTGAGTGGGAATAAGTTCCGCTTGAATGGCAATTTCCTACTGAGTGAGGAAATGTTCTTCAAAAAAGGGGACGTCCATATCCGTAAGCACAACCGCTATTCGGATATGCCCTTGCACCACCATCAGTTTTTGGAATTGAACTATATGTATTCCGGTTCCTGCACCCAAGAAGTGAGCGGTGAAAAAATTGTCCTCAATGAAGGTGACATCATCATGCTGGACCGGGGCAGTTCGCATTCCTTCCAGGCGTTGGGCGAAAACGACATCCTCATCAATGTTCTGTTGAAAGTGGAGACGATCAATACCAAAATACTTCAGCAACTCGTGCGCAAACGCGGAGTATTGACTGAATTTCTGGTATTGGCAAGCCAACGCATCCACGAAGAAGACCAGTTTTTGGTATTCCGGACGGGAGAAAATGCAAAAGTACAAACTTTCATGCATTACATCCTGGAGGAATATTACGGCGAAGTTGAACCGAATATCGAAGTAATCCACCTCTATCTTCCATTGCTGTTTATGGAACTGGCGCGCACGTTCGAAGAAGAGACGAAAGAGAAGCAACGCCACCAGAATCAGGTCGTCACGGAAGCGTTGGCGATCATCGAAAAAGATTACCGCATGCTTTCTTTGGAAATGCTGGCGCAACAATTGGGATTCAACAAAAATTATCTGGGGAATCTGATCAAAAAAGAGACGGGTGACACTTTCAAGCAATTGCTGCAGCGCCAACGCATGCTGCACGCGCGCCATCTTCTGGTCTTTTCAAATTATTCGATGGAGGAAATATCCGAGGAAATCGGTTACTTGGACACGAGCTATTTCTTCCGCTCATTTAAAAAAATGCATGGCAAGACGCCGGGGCAGATCCGCGAGGAAGCGTGGCAGAGGGACCTGTAG
- a CDS encoding glycoside hydrolase family 3 N-terminal domain-containing protein yields MIDLKGNPFYLKDEQIAWVNRMLASLTLDEKVGQLFCPIGMSTDEKALFDLAVNKKIGGLLFRPGKGKEVQQAHRYLQQQAKVPMLIAANLEAGGTGSAIDGTRIGNPMLLAAGQDAEFGHHLGEVCAKEGSAVGVNWAFAPVVDIDYNFHNPITNVRTYGSDPETVLNYAKGFVEAVQQNGVAASIKHFPGDGIDFRDQHLVTTVNTLLLEEWRSTYGKVYSGLIEAGSLSVMIGHIALPAVQKSEEDAFLPATLSPVIMQELLREELGFNGVITSDATPMVGFCAAMERRLAVPTAIAAGCDIFLFNKDLEEDIRFMKEGIENGILKLERIDEAVTRILAMKAALKLPEKQADALLVPAKEELAVLQAEQHVQWATEAADKGITLVKDTAGNLPLRPDATPRLLLQLLGPYEESNTQIFSKVLPLLEKEGFQVTLYQPEDFTTGFESVSQFRSKYDAVLYLANVENRSNATTTRINWYTFFGQGNNIPWFVDEVPTVFASLGNPYHLMDVPMVKTYINTYDNHQAVIEALVAKILGKSDFKGVSPIDPYCGLMDARR; encoded by the coding sequence ATGATCGATTTGAAGGGGAATCCTTTTTATCTGAAGGATGAGCAAATAGCATGGGTAAACCGGATGTTGGCAAGCTTGACGTTGGATGAAAAAGTGGGGCAGCTGTTCTGCCCAATCGGCATGTCCACGGACGAAAAGGCACTGTTTGACTTGGCTGTGAACAAAAAAATTGGAGGCTTGCTGTTCCGTCCCGGAAAAGGCAAAGAAGTGCAGCAGGCCCACCGCTATCTGCAACAACAGGCTAAGGTTCCGATGCTGATCGCAGCCAACCTGGAAGCGGGCGGTACGGGAAGCGCTATTGACGGTACGCGCATTGGCAATCCGATGTTGTTGGCGGCTGGTCAGGATGCCGAATTTGGGCACCATCTTGGTGAAGTATGCGCCAAAGAAGGTTCGGCGGTAGGCGTGAACTGGGCCTTCGCGCCGGTCGTGGATATCGACTACAATTTTCATAATCCGATCACGAATGTGCGCACGTACGGCAGTGATCCCGAAACCGTCCTCAACTATGCAAAAGGCTTTGTTGAAGCCGTGCAGCAAAACGGAGTAGCGGCTTCGATCAAGCATTTTCCCGGGGATGGCATCGATTTCCGTGATCAGCATCTGGTGACGACAGTCAACACTTTGCTGCTTGAAGAATGGCGGAGTACCTATGGTAAAGTCTATTCGGGCCTCATCGAAGCAGGCTCATTATCGGTGATGATCGGCCATATCGCTTTGCCGGCGGTCCAGAAATCAGAAGAAGATGCTTTTCTGCCGGCCACCTTATCTCCTGTTATCATGCAGGAACTGTTGCGCGAGGAACTCGGATTCAATGGCGTCATCACAAGTGATGCGACGCCGATGGTCGGTTTTTGCGCGGCGATGGAGCGGCGTTTGGCCGTTCCGACAGCAATCGCTGCCGGTTGTGATATCTTCCTGTTCAACAAAGACTTGGAGGAGGATATCCGCTTCATGAAGGAAGGGATTGAAAATGGCATCCTGAAGTTGGAACGCATCGATGAAGCCGTCACCCGCATTCTGGCGATGAAAGCAGCATTGAAGTTGCCTGAAAAACAGGCGGATGCATTGTTGGTTCCGGCAAAGGAAGAACTGGCCGTCCTGCAGGCGGAACAACACGTCCAATGGGCTACTGAAGCCGCCGACAAAGGCATCACCCTCGTCAAAGATACAGCCGGTAACCTACCGCTACGGCCGGACGCGACGCCTCGTCTGTTACTGCAACTGCTCGGGCCTTACGAGGAATCGAATACCCAAATCTTTTCCAAGGTGCTGCCGCTGTTGGAGAAGGAAGGCTTCCAGGTGACGTTGTATCAGCCGGAAGATTTCACGACCGGATTCGAATCCGTTTCCCAGTTCCGTTCCAAATATGATGCTGTCCTCTATCTGGCCAATGTCGAAAACCGCAGTAATGCTACAACGACAAGAATCAATTGGTATACGTTCTTCGGCCAGGGGAACAATATCCCGTGGTTCGTCGATGAAGTGCCGACCGTATTTGCGAGTCTGGGGAATCCGTACCATCTCATGGATGTTCCAATGGTGAAGACCTACATCAATACCTACGACAATCACCAAGCAGTCATCGAAGCGCTTGTAGCTAAAATTCTTGGCAAGAGCGATTTCAAGGGCGTGAGTCCGATTGATCCTTATTGTGGGTTGATGGATGCACGCAGATAG
- the pgmB gene encoding beta-phosphoglucomutase, whose product MGEIKGLVFDLDGVITDTAERHYLAWKRIAHRLGIAIDREWNERLKGISRTEYLELILAENPTLLLDSEEKAQLLKEKNAHYLELIAEITAADILPGIPELLEEAKNAGYRMAIASASKNAPLILERLGLSAMFDAVVDPESLKQNKPHPEIFEKAAQALGLETQECIGFEDSLAGIEGIKRAGMPAVAIAIPIFAEWLPDIEVAATKDLKLEEIVRKVTTMKERVEG is encoded by the coding sequence ATGGGCGAAATAAAAGGACTGGTATTTGATTTGGACGGTGTCATCACTGATACAGCTGAACGGCATTACTTGGCATGGAAAAGGATAGCGCATCGATTGGGCATCGCGATCGACCGCGAATGGAACGAACGCCTCAAAGGCATTAGCAGAACGGAATATTTGGAACTTATTTTGGCTGAGAATCCGACACTTCTCCTTGATTCGGAAGAAAAAGCACAGCTTTTGAAAGAAAAAAATGCGCATTACTTGGAGTTGATCGCGGAAATCACAGCAGCGGACATCCTGCCGGGTATTCCGGAACTCCTGGAAGAGGCAAAGAATGCAGGCTACCGCATGGCGATCGCCTCCGCCAGCAAAAATGCGCCGCTCATTCTGGAAAGACTGGGTCTATCGGCTATGTTCGATGCCGTCGTCGATCCGGAATCGCTGAAACAGAACAAACCGCATCCAGAGATTTTTGAAAAGGCTGCTCAGGCTTTGGGTCTGGAAACACAAGAATGCATCGGTTTCGAAGACTCATTGGCTGGTATTGAAGGGATCAAAAGGGCGGGTATGCCCGCTGTAGCCATCGCCATCCCTATCTTTGCTGAGTGGCTTCCAGATATCGAAGTGGCGGCTACAAAAGATTTGAAATTGGAAGAAATTGTACGCAAAGTGACTACGATGAAGGAGCGTGTTGAAGGATGA
- a CDS encoding RpiB/LacA/LacB family sugar-phosphate isomerase, whose protein sequence is MKIAVSSDHAGFALKEEVKALLEKEGHEVLDFGPYNEEPCDLSDYVYPASLAVAEGKADRGIFVDGVGYGSAMIANKIYGVYAAVCQDPFCAKLARSHSDTNVLCLGGKIIGSALALEIVTAWMTTDYLSDIEKYTNRVDKVKKIAEKHLKKLDEIQD, encoded by the coding sequence ATGAAAATTGCCGTTTCCAGCGACCATGCCGGCTTCGCATTGAAAGAAGAAGTCAAAGCTTTACTCGAAAAGGAAGGCCATGAAGTGCTCGACTTTGGACCTTACAACGAAGAGCCTTGTGACCTGTCCGATTATGTTTACCCTGCCTCACTGGCTGTGGCGGAAGGAAAAGCCGACCGCGGTATCTTTGTGGATGGCGTCGGTTACGGCAGTGCCATGATCGCTAACAAAATCTACGGCGTCTATGCAGCGGTTTGCCAGGATCCTTTCTGCGCGAAACTGGCGCGTTCACACTCCGACACGAATGTACTCTGCCTTGGCGGAAAAATCATTGGTTCGGCATTGGCGCTTGAAATCGTGACGGCTTGGATGACGACCGATTACCTCAGCGATATCGAAAAATACACGAACCGCGTCGACAAAGTGAAAAAGATTGCCGAAAAGCATCTGAAGAAATTGGATGAAATCCAGGACTAG
- a CDS encoding DEAD/DEAH box helicase — translation MLFKELELNQNLLRALKEAGYTKATPIQEDAIPHLMNNKDLLGCAQTGTGKTAAFALPILQNLTEAGTAGKGNIKALILAPTRELALQIGESFQIYAKYLPLKIQVIFGGVSQNPQTTALKRGTDILVATPGRLLDLIGQGYIKLNQVDFFVLDEADMMLDMGMLHDVRRIIRELPKKRQSMFFSATMPTEIEKLAGTILSNPVKVEVTPVSSTVEIIHQSVYPVAKTDKTDLLIHLLKEDTVERSLVFSRTKHGANKIVKKLLQAGLSAEAIHGNKSQTARQRALENFKTKKTSVLVATDIAARGIDVPELSHVILFDLPEVPETYVHRIGRTGRAGRGGKAISFCDETEASLLRDIEKLIQRKVPVVTDQPFLLKEGTKAAAPQPKKPVAARNNGTRVKNQQGPRGGQKAAQRPRVQTKKNTQSN, via the coding sequence TTGTTATTTAAAGAACTAGAATTGAATCAAAACCTGCTGCGCGCACTGAAAGAGGCAGGCTACACGAAAGCTACGCCCATCCAAGAAGATGCCATTCCGCATCTGATGAACAATAAGGATTTGTTGGGTTGCGCCCAAACTGGTACCGGTAAGACCGCTGCTTTTGCCCTACCGATTCTGCAGAACCTAACAGAAGCAGGAACAGCTGGAAAAGGTAACATCAAAGCCCTGATCCTTGCCCCTACCCGTGAACTTGCCCTACAGATCGGCGAAAGCTTCCAAATTTACGCAAAATACCTTCCATTGAAGATCCAAGTCATTTTTGGCGGTGTTTCCCAGAATCCTCAGACAACCGCGCTGAAACGCGGAACAGATATCCTTGTGGCGACGCCAGGCAGACTGTTGGACCTTATCGGACAAGGATACATCAAACTGAACCAGGTAGATTTCTTTGTCCTGGACGAAGCCGACATGATGTTGGATATGGGGATGCTGCATGATGTACGCCGCATCATCCGTGAATTGCCTAAGAAACGCCAAAGCATGTTCTTTTCAGCGACTATGCCGACTGAGATCGAAAAACTTGCGGGGACCATTTTGTCAAATCCGGTTAAAGTGGAAGTCACTCCGGTTTCCTCGACTGTGGAAATCATCCACCAAAGCGTTTATCCTGTAGCCAAGACCGACAAAACTGACTTGCTTATCCACCTGTTGAAGGAAGATACAGTGGAACGCTCGCTTGTCTTCTCAAGAACGAAGCACGGCGCCAACAAGATCGTCAAAAAGCTTTTGCAAGCTGGACTTTCAGCTGAAGCGATCCACGGCAACAAATCCCAGACTGCGCGTCAGCGTGCTTTGGAAAACTTCAAGACCAAAAAAACCAGCGTTCTTGTAGCGACAGATATCGCAGCCCGTGGTATCGATGTGCCTGAGCTTTCGCATGTCATCTTGTTTGATCTGCCTGAAGTTCCGGAAACCTATGTTCACCGTATCGGACGGACGGGACGCGCAGGACGCGGCGGAAAAGCCATCTCCTTCTGTGATGAAACAGAAGCATCCTTGTTGCGAGACATCGAAAAACTTATCCAGAGAAAAGTTCCGGTCGTAACAGATCAGCCGTTTCTGTTGAAAGAAGGCACTAAGGCAGCTGCACCACAGCCGAAAAAACCGGTTGCCGCTCGCAATAACGGAACTCGCGTTAAAAACCAGCAAGGTCCAAGAGGCGGCCAAAAAGCCGCACAAAGACCGCGTGTACAAACCAAAAAAAATACGCAAAGTAATTGA